A region of the Argopecten irradians isolate NY chromosome 16, Ai_NY, whole genome shotgun sequence genome:
ataaatcctgaaagcgaggctgcgtgggcATGTCAATACGGACATAcccagccgggaggacgttttaggattccaatcatataacttaatttcttcgcatgcagagCGATTTTGGTGGGacgttttatttttctatttcataggaaattatactggatatatcaacaacattttaCCGAATTTATACTTCCTTTGCCCgattattcattttaataaatcaaatcttttcatattttcagagTGACCTCATACTTGGGTTGGGAAGTCATGACAGAAGAGTTGCAGTAGAAGCTGCCCGTCTCTGGTTAGCTGGGTATGGAGATCTGCTGATGTTTTCTGGCAAATCTGGAAATTTGACCAGTGGTATAGACTTCAACATTATTACCGTATAGTTAcagaaatgtaattttgttttacgAGGATGATATTGTTTGAGTTTTAGGGATATTAACAAAGGTGCAAAAATATTATCCGCGAAACGACAAAAAGTAtgtaaatagaggttacacgacgagtggttgttggatatggaatttatttcacacgagTGAGTTACAAAAAACTTtcaagctcgtgtcttttgtaacttttcaaaaataactcactcgtgtggagtaaattccatatccaacaaccacgagtcgtgtgacctgtcTCTACCACTATTATATCAGCTTTTTAGCCGATAGATATACGACGAGGATAAGGTAACGAGTGTTTGCTGAGATATTCAAATAAGATGAAGcgatattttcatcagcaaaaaggcACGAATTAATATtctaaaagttatattttaataaagaattCGTTTATATAAAACTCTTCTAATTGAGAACAATTTTAGGATGAAACATTTAAGTTATTCGAACAATATAAAACTCAATATCGGACTATATAAAATCATGCGCACGACAGAGCCGTGCCGTTTACTTCCCGCCAAATCATCATCAAGCCATTGTTATCAAGTTCAAATTCGTTACAGCCTCGTTTAATCTACCAAACTCACCAGTAAAATCCTTTTCCGTCAACAACAGTTACACAGATTATAATACTACACATAAAAACGTTTTTGACAACGACCACTCAATACGGTACGCTTTCCAACCAACATCACTTTTTACGTCAAGCAGCGATCACAACATAAAATGTAGCATGTCGTCACTCGATAATTGttgacgttgacaaatgatgacgtggcactgagaaataagtagttcggtcaaagttcaccgtgtcagatAATCaaaatgcgtacagagtttataccacgtgttgtataaacaaatttataccacgtgtagtactcttgtatttgcatattacaaagttatctgtccttgtgggtaggtatcgattgtgacgtcacgtgtttgcgtacgtaacgtcatacttttcgaagAAAACATCGTTAATTGCGCCCACAGAATAATAACGTCACCATGGATACCTATTTGCAAGGGagcaaactttgtaatatgcaaagacggaataaacaaattgttattcaaCAGCTGCAtcctttatttgattttattgtgaACAAAGACGTATGTAACTAAATGGTATGcgaatttattattatttgtagTGATTTACATTGTGACTGTACTTCTTTTTAACAGATTTAAGACAATGATATACGAAAATCGCATAAATTGACACAATTATTATGTgaatgtttaattaattattgtttatttttttttatatctaacaTTTTATTCAACACCTCGTTCGATACTGCATACATCTAAATATAGATTTACACCTTGAAGCATTTACAATTCGCAACAGAGTGCCAGAAATTGATTAATATTGGAACGTTAATTTTAACTACGTTCCATTATACGTTTAATATCATtgtctttttcaatttttgtttgcaGGTAAATGGGATAAAAGTGAAGCTGAAATATTTCGTGATGTTGCTATTTCCATGGGAGTTCCTgaaagtaaaataattacagaacaaaattctaaaaatacaGGCGAAAATCTAAAATACAGTTACGAATTACTGAAACGAAACAGCATCTTACCTAAGTCTGTGATAATTGTTCAAAAGCCACACATGGGTCTTAGAACTGTAGCAACATTTGAGAAACAGTGGCCTGGAATCCAAACGGAAGTGACGTATCAGGTCACGTCACCAAATGTTTCGTTGCTTGATTACCCAAATGATGACGTCGGAGAC
Encoded here:
- the LOC138310940 gene encoding uncharacterized protein SCO4629-like, with protein sequence MTCPCLSMSRSVWRVYVNTTMTDRGTLLAILCITYIAISSNTAVARVTETNTCTAIPNSHIRSALIVWDFLQVQHTLQKSDLILGLGSHDRRVAVEAARLWLAGYGDLLMFSGKSGNLTSGKWDKSEAEIFRDVAISMGVPESKIITEQNSKNTGENLKYSYELLKRNSILPKSVIIVQKPHMGLRTVATFEKQWPGIQTEVTYQVTSPNVSLLDYPNDDVGDLQDVISVMIGYLQRIKVYGETGFQSYQHISQSVWDAFMKLKVTGIYSSHLLKDKCDI